One Vallitalea pronyensis genomic region harbors:
- a CDS encoding L-cysteine desulfidase family protein: MCDIQSYIELIRKEVKPATGCTEPIAIALCVAKAKEVLGEAVESIALSLSPNIIKNAMGVGIPGTGQVGIHIAAALGVVAGDATLGLEVLSKVNDAHVEEATRLVEEERVHIEVAQQVCKLYVKGTVSSKEHQVTVVIQGSHTDIAYIAYDKKIILNHLTDNPETDKCCDLAICIEHIYQFAQKAPYEDITFILEGAAMNKTIALEGLDKCYGLKVGKTIEQNIQRKIIADDMKNYAIRLTAAASDARMDGCLLPVMTNSGSGNQGITVTLPVVAVGEWLKCSEETLARALILSNLVAIHIKGHLGKLSALCGVIAAGIGAGCGMAYLLDGNMNHIRATIKNMIGDVSGMICDGAKTGCALKVATVVESAFNAMLLALGDIEITKEEGIIDENLETCIQNLTCIGSKGMEETDKMILDIMISKK; the protein is encoded by the coding sequence ATGTGTGATATTCAATCTTATATTGAGTTGATACGTAAAGAGGTTAAGCCTGCTACAGGCTGCACAGAACCCATAGCGATTGCTTTATGTGTGGCGAAAGCTAAGGAGGTTCTAGGGGAAGCTGTAGAGAGTATTGCTCTTTCATTAAGCCCTAATATTATCAAAAATGCAATGGGTGTAGGTATACCTGGGACAGGTCAAGTGGGTATTCATATTGCTGCTGCACTGGGTGTTGTAGCCGGTGATGCTACATTGGGACTGGAAGTCTTATCCAAGGTCAATGACGCACATGTAGAAGAAGCTACCAGACTGGTTGAGGAAGAGCGTGTGCATATAGAAGTGGCTCAGCAAGTGTGCAAACTCTATGTTAAAGGCACTGTAAGCAGTAAAGAACATCAAGTAACCGTTGTTATTCAAGGAAGCCATACAGATATCGCCTATATAGCCTATGATAAGAAAATTATACTGAATCATCTAACGGATAATCCAGAAACAGATAAGTGTTGTGATCTGGCTATATGTATTGAACATATTTACCAATTTGCTCAGAAAGCACCCTATGAAGACATTACGTTTATCCTTGAAGGGGCTGCCATGAATAAGACCATTGCCCTGGAAGGCTTGGATAAATGCTATGGTCTGAAAGTGGGTAAAACCATTGAGCAGAATATACAAAGAAAGATTATTGCGGATGATATGAAGAATTATGCAATCCGTTTGACAGCTGCCGCATCGGATGCCAGAATGGATGGCTGTCTGTTACCGGTGATGACCAATTCTGGCAGCGGTAATCAAGGCATAACCGTTACATTACCCGTTGTAGCTGTAGGGGAATGGCTAAAGTGTTCAGAGGAAACCCTTGCACGAGCACTTATCCTTAGCAATTTGGTTGCCATTCATATAAAAGGCCATCTAGGTAAACTTTCAGCACTTTGCGGGGTTATTGCTGCAGGTATTGGGGCAGGCTGTGGCATGGCTTATTTGCTAGATGGTAACATGAATCATATAAGAGCTACCATTAAAAACATGATCGGTGATGTGTCAGGGATGATATGTGATGGTGCCAAGACAGGCTGTGCGCTGAAAGTAGCAACGGTTGTGGAATCCGCATTCAATGCCATGTTATTAGCCCTTGGGGATATAGAAATTACCAAAGAAGAAGGGATCATTGATGAGAACTTAGAGACTTGTATACAGAATCTCACCTGTATTGGTTCAAAAGGTATGGAAGAAACCGATAAGATGATTTTAGATATTATGATTTCAAAAAAATAA